A part of Chiloscyllium punctatum isolate Juve2018m chromosome 27, sChiPun1.3, whole genome shotgun sequence genomic DNA contains:
- the pigv gene encoding palmitoyltransferase ZDHHC18-A isoform X1 has product MASDLQLIVHFALCSRILAILFQMVFNSLIPDHRADAFQAPQLHNLSISDELLEVLLSGFSRWDAQHFLFIAEFGYIYEHNFAFLPLFPVSLRVVAETVLSPLRCFLNLHSRLLLAAVLLNAVIFILSAVVLYHLGGVVLRDRRLAFLSSLLFCLTPANVFMSAAYSESMFVLLTFGGMLNLEKGWLVTGCILFSLSAAVRSNGIVNAGFLLYSQLKLCTLYVRHKSTVMEKDLYKSWLNLILRSVVLVAAGTMMIVLPFVLFQYYGYRTFCKSTMNPALDIPQPLLQLARNKGYHVPDKESDPPIWCHRQYPSIYSYIQEAYWNVGFLRYYQFRQLPNFLLAFPVMALGVWAAWQYVIVDPWYCVQLGLTRRKIRKKTEKDSKPHSSFHTDQVFVYIVHATVLLVFGICFMHIQVLTRFLASSSPILYWFSAHLLQKVEPGRLGQDSATSIYRNKFGIFPRNQLTTLLQDWNGCSLTARCILGYFVLYWLLGLSLHCNFLPWT; this is encoded by the exons ATGGCATCTGACCTCCAACTGATTGTGCACTTTGCCCTTTGTTCCAGAATCCTGGCCATTCTTTTCCAG atggtgtttaattctcTGATACCTGACCACAGAGCAGATGCCTTTCAAGCACCCCAACTGCACAATTTGAGTATCAGCGATGAGTTGCTGGAGGTCCTGTTAAGTGGTTTTTCTCGCTGGGATGCACAGCACTTCCTATTTATAGCAGAATTTGGATACATTTATGAGCATAACTTTGCTTTTCTACCATTGTTCCCAGTGAGCCTTCGGGTAGTGGCAGAGACGGTGCTCAGTCCCCTACGGTGCTTTCTAAATCTCCATAGTCGGTTGTTGCTTGCAGCAGTTTTACTGAATGCTGTGATCTTCATTCTGTCAGCAGTTGTTCTGTACCATCTGGGTGGTGTTGTGCTCCGGGATCGCAGGCTGGCCTTTCTCTCCAGCCTTCTCTTCTGCCTGACCCCAGCCAATGTCTTCATGTCTGCAGCTTATTCTGAAAGCATGTTCGTGCTGCTGACCTTTGGTGGAATGCTGAACCTGGAGAAAGGTTGGCTTGTGACCGGTTGCATTCTGTTTTCTCTGTCTGCAGCAGTCCGCTCCAATGGCATTGTAAATGCAGGATTTCTGCTTTACTCCCAGCTGAAGCTTTGCACTTTGTATGTGAGACACAAGTCAACAGTTATGGAAAAAGACTTATACAAATCATGGTTGAATCTGATCCTTCGGTCTGTGGTGTTAGTGGCTGCAGGAACAATGATGATTGTGCTGCCCTTTGTACTTTTTCAGTATTATGGATACCGGACATTTTGTAAGTCAACTATGAATCCAGCACTAGACATTCCTCAGCCTCTGCTGCAGCTCGCCAGGAACAAAGGTTATCATGTCCCTGATAAGGAAAGTGATCCGCCCATCTGGTGCCATCGCCAATACCCCAGCATATACTCTTACATTCAGGAAGCTTACTGGAACGTGGGCTTCCTAAGATATTACCAATTCCGCCAATTGCCCAACTTCTTGCTGGCTTTTCCTGTTATGGCTTTGGGAGTATGGGCAGCCTGGCAATATGTGATCGTTGATCCctggtattgtgtacagttgggtCTGACCCGCAGAAAGATCAGGAAAAAGACTGAAAAAGATAGCAAACCACACTCCAGCTTCCATACAGACCAAGTGTTTGTCTATATCGTTCACGCAACTGTACTGCTGGTATTTGGCATTTGTTTCATGCACATTCAG GTTCTAACCAGATTCCTAGCTTCCTCCTCACCCATCCTGTACTGGTTCTCTGCTCATCTGCTCCAGAAAGTGGAGCCTGGACGTTTGGGTCAGGATTCTGCTACCTCAATTTACCGCAATAAGTTTGGGATCTTTCCCAGAAACCAGCTCACTACTTTGCTGCAGGACTGGAATGGCTGCAGTCTAACTGCTCGCTGCATTCTTGGATATTTTGTGCTGTACTGGTTACTTGGACTCTCCTTACATTGTAACTTTCTCCCATGGACCTGA
- the pigv gene encoding palmitoyltransferase ZDHHC18-A isoform X2, with amino-acid sequence MASDLQLIVHFALCSRILAILFQVLTRFLASSSPILYWFSAHLLQKVEPGRLGQDSATSIYRNKFGIFPRNQLTTLLQDWNGCSLTARCILGYFVLYWLLGLSLHCNFLPWT; translated from the exons ATGGCATCTGACCTCCAACTGATTGTGCACTTTGCCCTTTGTTCCAGAATCCTGGCCATTCTTTTCCAG GTTCTAACCAGATTCCTAGCTTCCTCCTCACCCATCCTGTACTGGTTCTCTGCTCATCTGCTCCAGAAAGTGGAGCCTGGACGTTTGGGTCAGGATTCTGCTACCTCAATTTACCGCAATAAGTTTGGGATCTTTCCCAGAAACCAGCTCACTACTTTGCTGCAGGACTGGAATGGCTGCAGTCTAACTGCTCGCTGCATTCTTGGATATTTTGTGCTGTACTGGTTACTTGGACTCTCCTTACATTGTAACTTTCTCCCATGGACCTGA